The region TTTGGTCAGGGGAAAGAATCTCAATATTTCAATCAGGAGCCAAGTCAAACAGATCGGCAATTTCTCCCGAAGGATCACGGGGAATCAGGTCTTGGGTAAACACGGCAATGTCCGGCACAATGGAGCGATCACCAAAGGTACAGTGCAGTTCCGAAAGGGCTAATGCCCGACGTTGGGGGATGAAAATCTGATTTAAGCTTGCCGACAATAAGGTTTGTAGGAGACTATGCTTGCCTTTGGGTGTCGGTTTTTCTCGGACAGTACCATTGATGTATTCTTGGACTGGTTCACTCTCTGGTAATGCCATGAATTCTACTAGAGAGAATGTTTTTACTGGAGTAATAGCCATGGCTTGATTTCTTCAGGAAAAATGACCAACGAATCAAACACACCACCCCAATCTAGGACACACTGCCCTCGCCCGGCAGTACACAGCAGTTGACATCATTCAGACAAACCTTGCCCCATTGCAGGGCCCAGCGCACCAACTCCACCCGATTTTCCGTGTTGGTCTTGGTCAGAATATTACTGACATGGTTATCCACTGTTCTTTTGCTAATCTCCAAACGCTCTGACACCTCCTGGTTGGTCAGGCCGATCGCCACCAGGTCTAAAATTTCCAATTCACGATCCGATAGGGACGCAGGGGGTTGATAGTTCCCGGCCAGCAT is a window of Synechocystis sp. PCC 7338 DNA encoding:
- a CDS encoding helix-turn-helix transcriptional regulator, giving the protein MLAGNYQPPASLSDRELEILDLVAIGLTNQEVSERLEISKRTVDNHVSNILTKTNTENRVELVRWALQWGKVCLNDVNCCVLPGEGSVS